The sequence below is a genomic window from Magnetococcales bacterium.
TCGGGGCTCCGCCCCGAACCCCGCCGGGGGGGATAATCCCCCCCGGACCCCCGTTTTACTGAACGGATACCCGCGATCAGTGGGCCGCCATCGCCTTGGCCAGCCACGGCGGTGGCCGGTCGGACAATACCGCCTTCAGGTTGTCGAGCAGCTCCTGCAACGCGGGAGCCCCGGCGAAACGCACCGGCAGAATGCCCGCCCGCACCAGCCGCGCCGCAGGCGGGCCGCCGATGCCCGCCACCCAGACCATCCGGCAATCCCGCAGCGCCTCCAGACGCCGCAAGGTGGCCGCTTCGCCCTTGTCCGGCCCCTCGATGCGGCGCTCTTCCACCGCAACCAGCTCTCCGGGCCCCACGTCGAAAACCAGAAAACGCGAACAACTGCCGAAATGACCGTCCAGCAAACCCGGACCCTGGCTGGCGCAGGCCACCCGCACCGTGCCTTCGCTTCGTGCCATGGAATTCACCCCCTTCTGGCTCGCAGTTGACAGGGAAAAGTGGGGCGGGTCGGCTGGGGATCGAGGTAATACCGCTCCCCCCCTTCCAATTCCAAAGTACCGCCCCAGCCCTCCTCCGTATCGAACTCCACTCGCGCCACCACCGACTCCCGGTCCTTCTTGGCCACGTAACAGGTCAACTGCCCCCGGTCATTGCGTCGCAACATCAGATCGGGCATCTCCCGTCCCCTATCGGATCAGATCGTAGTTGTAGTCGGTCTGGGCCATGAAGCGGGTGTCGTCGTCGAGACGCTCCAGCACCGCGTTGACCAGGGTGGTCAGCACATACATGGCCCCTTCGTATCCCAGGGTGGCCTGACGGTGCAGATGGTGCCGGTCGAAAATGGGGAAACCGATACGGATCAGCGGAACTTCGTGTTCCCGCCCCTTGCGCAGGGTGTCCCGCTGAATGAACTTGCCGTAGGAGTTGCCGATGAGAAAATCGGGCTTCTTCTCGAAAACCAGGGAACGCAGATGCCACAGATCCCGTCCGAAGTGGATCTCCGCGCCCCTGCCGTAAGGCGAGCCGGCCAGAAGCTGCTCCATGGCCTTGCCCCAGCGTTTGGTGGCGTTGTGACACAGCAGGTGCAGCGGCTCGGCCCCCAGCTCCATGAGGAAACGGGCCATGCCCATGACGAAGTCGGGATCGCCGTACACCGAAAACCGCTTGCCGTGCAACCAGGTGTGGGAATCGGTCATCATGTCGAGCAGACGGCCCCGCTCCAACTCCAGCGAAGCGGGTATCGGCTTGCCGGTCAGTTGCGAAAGGGTCATCAGGAAGCGGTCCGTGGCCGCCAGGCCATACGGGGCGTCGAGGGCGGTGGCCGGCTGGTTCCAGGTCTCCTTGACGTATTTCCGCGTTTTGTCCAGACCCCAGGGTTGCAGCAACAGGGTGTCGATGGCGTTGGGCGCGTCGAGGATCTCCTCGCGGGTGGTGCCACCGGCATACATGCGATAGCGCCCGTCCGCCGGGGTGTCCAGCACCTCGGAGGGATCGGAGAGCAGGGTGGCTTCCACCCCCATCTCCGCCATCATGCGCTTGAGCAGACGGTAGTTGCCCAGATAGGTCTCGAATCCCGGCACCAGATTGATTTTGCCGTTTTTGCCCGGCGCCTTGCCCTCCATGGTGTTGAGGGTGAAGTAGCGCAGGATGCCTTCGAACATGTTGTCCCAGCCGGTCAGATGGCTGCCGATGAAGCTCGGGGTGTGGGCATAGGGGGTCGGGAAATCCGCCGGAATGCGCCCCTCCTTCTTGGTGTTGGTGATGAAGGCATTGAGGTCGTCGCCGATGACCTCGGCCATGCAGGTCGAGGAGACGGCGATCATCTCCGGCTCGTAAAGGGCCTTGGCGTTCTGCAGCCCGGCGAACATGTTCTTCTGCCCGCCGAAAACCGCCGCGTCCTCGGTCATGGAGTCGGAGACGCAGGCCACGGGCTCCTTGAAATGGCGGTTGAAATAGGTGCGGAAGTAGGCCACGCAGCCCTGACTGCCGTGGACATAGGGCAAGGTGCCGCGAAATCCCAGGGAACACAACACCGCCCCCAGGGGCTGGCAGGCCTTGGCGGGATTGACCGTCAAGGCCTCACGGGCGAAATTGAGGGCCTTGTACTCCGGAGTGGTGCTCCAGGCGAAGGTCTCGTCGATCTTCTCCGGGGATTCGCGGTTTTCGTGCAGCGCCTTCTCCGCCAGGATGGCCCGGTATTCCGGCTCCTGAAAGAGGGGGTAACACGGCATGGTATTGGCCACGGTCTGGGTCATCGTCGTCTCCTTTCGCGGGTGGCCCACCCATCCGTGGAACCACCCGTTGTCAGTGGAAAAACGTCGTCAAGCGGCGTGCGTCCGCCACGGGGGCCGCATCAGACCCCAGCAGGGATTGTTGATGGTCATGTCCATGTCCCGGGCGAAGATGGCGAAACCGTCGTAGCCGTGATACGGCCCGGAATAGTCCCACGAATGCATCTGCCGGAAGGGAATGCCCATCTTTTGGAAAACATACTTCTCCTTGATGCCGGAACCGATCAGATCGGGCCGCACCCGCTCCACGAAACGCTCCAGCTCCAGGCCGGTGACATCGTCGTAGATCAGGGTGGTGTCCTTGACCTCCTCCCAGGTGCGTTCGTAGTCGTCGTTGTGGCCGAACTCGTAACCGGTGCCGACCACCTCCATGCCCAGATCCTCGTAGGCCCCGATGACGTGCCGGGGACGCAGGCCGCCCACGTAGAGCATGACCCGTTTGCCTTCGAGGCGGGGCCGGTAACGCGCCGTCACCTCGTCCACCAGCGGCTGGTATTTGGCGATTACCCGTTCCGCCCCCTGCTGAATCGTCGCGTCGAAGCGGCTGGCGATCTTGCGCAGCGAGGCGGCGATCTTGCCGGGACCGAAAAAGTTGTACTCCATCCAGGGAATGCCGTATTTGGCTTCCATGTGGCGGCAGATGTAGTTCATGGAGCGGTAGCAGTGCACCAGATTGAGCCGCACCGAGGGGGTGCGTTCCAATTCGGCCAGGGTGCCGTCCCCGGACCACTGGGCCACCACTTTCAGCCCCATCTCCTCCAGCAGGATGCGGGAGGACCAGGCGTCACCGCCGATGTTGTAGTCGCCGATGATGGCCACGTCGTAAGGCCCCACCTCGGCGCCCACCTTGGGCTCCTGGCGGTCCAGGATGTGATCCCGGATGGTGTCGTTGGCGATGTGGTGCCCCAGGGACTGGGAAACCCCGCGAAAGCCTTCGCAACGCACCGGAACCACCGGTTTGCCCAAATCCGCCGCCGCCTTCTTGGCCACCGCCTCGATGTCGTCGCCGATCAGGCCGACGGGACACTCCGACTGCACCGAAATACCCTTGTTGAGGGGAAAGAGGCTGTTGACCTCGCCCAGCAGCTTGGCCAGCTTCTTGTCCCCGCCGAAGACGATGTCCTTCTCCTGAAAATCGGAGGTGAAGTTCATGGTCCCGAAGGCGTTGACCCCGGTCCAGCCGATGTAATAGTTGCGCCGTCCGGCGCGGGAGTACTGGCCGCAACCCACCGGTCCGTGGGAGATGTGGATCATGTCCTTGATGGGGCCCCAGACCACCCCCTTGGATCCGGCGTAGGCGCAGCCGCGAATGGTCATCACCCCCGGCAGCGACTTGCGGTTGGCGGTGATGCAGCCCGCCCCCTCCCCGTCACCCGCTTCGGCGACGTTCAGATGCTCCAGCCGTTCTTTGGCCGCCTCTTCCGGGTAGACCGACAACACCTCCCGGATCAGTTTCCGGGCTTCTTCCGTGTCCAACATGGCATCACCCTCCGTCGTCAGGCCATTGCGGGAGAAAAGGTCATCACCGCTTCCTGAGCGGCGGTGCGTCCGATGACGGACTCGTCCTCCTCGTCGAGGATGCCGAACTCCATCAGCAGATCTTCGAGTTCATCCATGCTCAGCGGTTTGGGGATCACCAGCTTCTTGTTGTTGATGATCTTGTTGGCCAGGGCGCGGTATTCGTCCGCCTGGCCGGCCTTGGGATCGTATTCGATCACCGTCATGCGACGGATCTCGGCGCGCTGCACCACGTTGTCACGCGGCACGAAGTGGATCATCTGGGTGCCCAGTTTGGCGGCCAGGGCCTCGATGAGATCGGCCTCCCGGTCGGTGTTGCGGGAGTTGCAGATCAGCCCGGCCAGGCGCACCGAGCCCGAATTGGCGTACTTCACGATGCCCTTGGCGATGTTGTTGGCGGCGTACATGGCCATCATCTCGCCGGAAACCACGATGTAGATCTCCTGGGCCTTGTTCTCCCGGATCGGCATGGCGAAACCGCCGCAAACCACGTCGCCCAATACGTCGTAGAAGACGAAGTCGAGATCCTCTTCGTAGGCCCCCTCCTCCTCCAGGAAGTTGATGGCGGTGATCACACCCCGTCCGGCGCAACCCACCCCCGGCTCCGGCCCGCCCGACTCCACGCAGCGAATGCCTCCGTAACCGGACTTGAGCACATCCTCCAGCTCCAGATCCTCGACGCTGCCCGCCTCCGCCGCCAGATGCATGATGGTGTTCTGCGCCTTGGCGTGCAGAATCAGCCGGGTGGAGTCGGCCTTGGGATCACAACCCACGATCATCACCTTCTGTTTGGCCTCGGCCAGAGCCGCCACCAGATTCTGGGTGGTGGTGGACTTGCCGATGCCACCCTTGCCGTAAATCGCGCATTGCCGGATTGCCATGAGTCGTCTCCTTCGAAAGTCCATTCACTTGGGCGGGTACGCACCTTGCAGTGCCTCTTTGCAAGGGATAGGGCATTCCGCATGCCAAAATGAGGATTTGCTTTATTATGCTGTTTTAAAAGGTGAATTTTAACTGTCTGACCCGATATTTTGCAGGTGCGAAATGCGACAAAGGCAAGGGGAATGTCCTCTTTCGGACAAGGCTCGCGTCGGGGAGAAAAACCGGGTCCGAACCCGGCGGGGTCTGGATTGACAGCCTATCGAGGGGTGTCTATTGTTGCCGTATCGATGGAGTTGAGTCACCGGGGAGAAGACGATGAAAGTTATTCGCATGACCTTGAAGAATTGGCGAAACTTTAATGAGGTCGATTTCCCGCTGCACGACAGAACCTACCTTATCGGACCCAACGCCTCCGGCAAATCGAACCTGCTCGATGTACTGCGCTTTTTGCGGGATATCGCCAAGCCCGAGGGGGGCGGCTTGCAGAAGGCCATCCGCGACCGTGGCGGGCTCTCCAAATTACGTTGCCTTCAGGCCCGCAAGGAAACGGAAGTACGTATCGCCATTGAACTGACCGAAGAGACCAAGGAGGGAATGGATCTTTGGAACTACGCCATCGCCTTCAAAAGCGAGGGCAAAGGCCTGCAGCGACCGGTTCTTCTGGAAGAAAAGGTCACCAAAAACAGGCGGGTTCTTCTGGATCGCCCCAATGAACAGGATCTGTCGGACAGGGAACGCCTCACCCAGACCGCCCTGGAACAGATCAACGCCAATCAGGCCTTTCGCGAACTGGCCAATTTTCTGCAGGGCGCCACCTATCTGCACCTGGTGCCGCAACTGCTCAAATACGGCGAACGCATCGGGGGCAGTCTGTTGGAAGAGGATCCTTTCGGGCAGGGATTCCTGGAGCGGGTGTGCA
It includes:
- the nifH gene encoding nitrogenase iron protein — encoded protein: MAIRQCAIYGKGGIGKSTTTQNLVAALAEAKQKVMIVGCDPKADSTRLILHAKAQNTIMHLAAEAGSVEDLELEDVLKSGYGGIRCVESGGPEPGVGCAGRGVITAINFLEEEGAYEEDLDFVFYDVLGDVVCGGFAMPIRENKAQEIYIVVSGEMMAMYAANNIAKGIVKYANSGSVRLAGLICNSRNTDREADLIEALAAKLGTQMIHFVPRDNVVQRAEIRRMTVIEYDPKAGQADEYRALANKIINNKKLVIPKPLSMDELEDLLMEFGILDEEDESVIGRTAAQEAVMTFSPAMA
- the nifD gene encoding nitrogenase molybdenum-iron protein alpha chain yields the protein MLDTEEARKLIREVLSVYPEEAAKERLEHLNVAEAGDGEGAGCITANRKSLPGVMTIRGCAYAGSKGVVWGPIKDMIHISHGPVGCGQYSRAGRRNYYIGWTGVNAFGTMNFTSDFQEKDIVFGGDKKLAKLLGEVNSLFPLNKGISVQSECPVGLIGDDIEAVAKKAAADLGKPVVPVRCEGFRGVSQSLGHHIANDTIRDHILDRQEPKVGAEVGPYDVAIIGDYNIGGDAWSSRILLEEMGLKVVAQWSGDGTLAELERTPSVRLNLVHCYRSMNYICRHMEAKYGIPWMEYNFFGPGKIAASLRKIASRFDATIQQGAERVIAKYQPLVDEVTARYRPRLEGKRVMLYVGGLRPRHVIGAYEDLGMEVVGTGYEFGHNDDYERTWEEVKDTTLIYDDVTGLELERFVERVRPDLIGSGIKEKYVFQKMGIPFRQMHSWDYSGPYHGYDGFAIFARDMDMTINNPCWGLMRPPWRTHAA
- the nifK gene encoding nitrogenase molybdenum-iron protein subunit beta, which produces MTQTVANTMPCYPLFQEPEYRAILAEKALHENRESPEKIDETFAWSTTPEYKALNFAREALTVNPAKACQPLGAVLCSLGFRGTLPYVHGSQGCVAYFRTYFNRHFKEPVACVSDSMTEDAAVFGGQKNMFAGLQNAKALYEPEMIAVSSTCMAEVIGDDLNAFITNTKKEGRIPADFPTPYAHTPSFIGSHLTGWDNMFEGILRYFTLNTMEGKAPGKNGKINLVPGFETYLGNYRLLKRMMAEMGVEATLLSDPSEVLDTPADGRYRMYAGGTTREEILDAPNAIDTLLLQPWGLDKTRKYVKETWNQPATALDAPYGLAATDRFLMTLSQLTGKPIPASLELERGRLLDMMTDSHTWLHGKRFSVYGDPDFVMGMARFLMELGAEPLHLLCHNATKRWGKAMEQLLAGSPYGRGAEIHFGRDLWHLRSLVFEKKPDFLIGNSYGKFIQRDTLRKGREHEVPLIRIGFPIFDRHHLHRQATLGYEGAMYVLTTLVNAVLERLDDDTRFMAQTDYNYDLIR
- the nifT gene encoding putative nitrogen fixation protein NifT, which codes for MPDLMLRRNDRGQLTCYVAKKDRESVVARVEFDTEEGWGGTLELEGGERYYLDPQPTRPTFPCQLRARRG
- a CDS encoding AAA family ATPase, whose translation is MKVIRMTLKNWRNFNEVDFPLHDRTYLIGPNASGKSNLLDVLRFLRDIAKPEGGGLQKAIRDRGGLSKLRCLQARKETEVRIAIELTEETKEGMDLWNYAIAFKSEGKGLQRPVLLEEKVTKNRRVLLDRPNEQDLSDRERLTQTALEQINANQAFRELANFLQGATYLHLVPQLLKYGERIGGSLLEEDPFGQGFLERVCKTPKKTRDSRLNKIQAVLQTAVPRFKELLFETDPNNGKPHIKARYDHWRPKGAWQREEEFSDGTLRLIGLLWSLLDGDSLLLLEEPELSLNEAIVQRIPQMIDSILKRAKNPKRQVLISTHSAAILSNPIDERGVLLLEPEREGTTVRSPSEEEKTALRAGLTVSEVILPKTRPQTTKGKGLWDE